ATGTCGGAACTCTGTTCTGGAAAATTCTCAGATTTTCCACGAACATCGTTTATAGAAACGTAAGGAATCACCCAGTTGTTTCTGGTGTTTCTGCAATTATCTTCCTCCTATACATTTTTCTTCCACGCCTTTTTTATTTCGTCCTTTACTCTTCTCCGTTAATCGCATGCTCTGTGTTTTATCTTCGGAATCATCCAAGTTTTAAGCTTTTGCATATCAAAACGGATAATTGGTTTTCACCATTTTCCCAAAAGAGATCTGAGGAGGAAGAAACAAGGAAGGCTGACTTAAAGCACCAACGAAGTGTTCGACGAAACGCTAGAAGGAAAGTTGAAGAGGTTGGGAAAGATTGGGACTCTTCTCAGGCTAGTGAAGATGAGAGAGACAGAGTCATTTTAACAACTCTCTATGGTGAAATTCCCAATACTGCAAAATCTCCCAAACTTCAGAAATTCAAGAAAGATGGAGCCTTTCTTGTGTCTGAAGGTTTCTCCTTTGAGCCTAGCTTAGATGAAGAAACTCTTTCAACCACCGGGAATGTTTCCGTTGTGGATCCATCGGAGAGGTTGACTAGTGGTGGTGGCGAAACCGAGATCGAGTGTTCATCGTCATCagaaggcgaagaagaagaagaaactacaCGTGAAGACAAAAAGATTGTAGCTTGGACAGAGGATGATCAAAAGAATTTGATGGATTTAGGAAACTCTGAGATGGAACGTAACAAGAGGTTAGAGCATTTGATTactagaagaagaatgaggaGATTAGTCCGACTTGCCGCTGAGAGTAGCTTAATGGATATGGAAGTTCCTCCAGTCTGTGTTGGACGGAACTATTTCGGTTTGGATCAAGAAAACTATATAGTTGATGGTCTTCAAATGCCTGAATCTGCACCTTCTGTGTTATTACCAACTAAAAACCCTTTTGATATTCCTTATGATCCACAAGAAGAGAAGCCTAACCTCTCAGGAGATAGTTTTCAGCAAGAGTTTGCAGCCAACCCTAATGATATCTTCTTCTGCCGCCATGAAAGCTTTTGTCGCAGAGTCTTTCCATTGGACAATCAGCTTGACACGAAATGGGAACCGTGGAAAAAGAAGTCAATACCACAACAAGGTACATCCTCTTGTCATTCTGAAAAATGTTGTAGCTTACAAAGTAAATGATTCTAAGTTCTACAATTCTGATCCTTGCTCATGTAGGTAGCAATGATGGATTGGTTGGGGAGAAACATCCTGTAATGAAAG
This sequence is a window from Arabidopsis thaliana chromosome 1 sequence. Protein-coding genes within it:
- a CDS encoding dentin sialophosphoprotein, with the translated sequence MGIDAKDVGTLFWKILRFSTNIVYRNVRNHPVVSGVSAIIFLLYIFLPRLFYFVLYSSPLIACSVFYLRNHPSFKLLHIKTDNWFSPFSQKRSEEEETRKADLKHQRSVRRNARRKVEEVGKDWDSSQASEDERDRVILTTLYGEIPNTAKSPKLQKFKKDGAFLVSEGFSFEPSLDEETLSTTGNVSVVDPSERLTSGGGETEIECSSSSEGEEEEETTREDKKIVAWTEDDQKNLMDLGNSEMERNKRLEHLITRRRMRRLVRLAAESSLMDMEVPPVCVGRNYFGLDQENYIVDGLQMPESAPSVLLPTKNPFDIPYDPQEEKPNLSGDSFQQEFAANPNDIFFCRHESFCRRVFPLDNQLDTKWEPWKKKSIPQQGSNDGLVGEKHPVMKGKDLTRGEVNDMESEHMTEIVVSDSNSLLSPEDREMNSDVSNQAYFSGTSGKGNGDLRVENPLVGLVPRNTGSLSSSLAAERQRYVEHFGYSSKKGHKLSVESDLQVEVSEIGSPPTTVDGNNSSDEEKSRIVNESDIGKETGFSGEESIVDRTEETQMLPVEKVDKDLNETISKVSPETYVAKQVEGLSDGTDINGRSEEEESSKSGRFPLENSDKGFYIHEESTVPHINEVISRREEERVQNLTDEMKINDDSDEPEAFERRTNQEPQEHFGGNDGDQSTQELQELVEPEVSNVNNVTSDESATSPRSVLPDMLLSLDQTYTLTSESLEHTLDSQPPPVIPYPESPQNQSGVDGNSR